A portion of the Liberibacter crescens BT-1 genome contains these proteins:
- the rpoB gene encoding DNA-directed RNA polymerase subunit beta, which produces MAQSFSFSGRKRIRKFFGKIPEVVDMPNLIEVQKASYNQFLMIEEPPDGRPNEGLQSVFKSVFPIVDFSGVAMLEFVSYEFDPPKFDVDECRQRDLTYSAPLKVILRLIVFDIDEDTGAKSIKDIKEQSVYMGDMPLMTENGTFIINGTQRVIVSQMHRSPGVFFDHDKGKSSPSGKLLFACRIIPARGSWLDIEFDSKDIICVRIDRRRKIHVTSFLMCLGMDAEEILSTFYSKLIYSRDGNDWRVPFEPNLLFGSKAFSDLVDADTGEVVAEAGKKLTARFLNQIKDKGVKFLKATDSDLYGSYIAEDIVNFKTGEIYLEAGDEINEKNLEIIKEAGFTEIPVLYVDYVNVSPYIRNTLAVDKNESHQEALFDVYRVMRPGDIPTIAAAEAMFNSLFFDSERYDLSAVGRVKMNMRLNLDVPDTLRTIRKEDIIAIIKLLVDLRGGKGEIDDIDNLGNRRVRSVGELMENQYRVGLLRMERAIKERISSIEIDTVMPQDIINAKPVASVVREFFGSSQLSQFMDQVNPLSQITHTRRLSALGQGGLTRERAGFEVRDVHPTQYGRICPIETPEGPNIGLINSLATFARVNKYGFIESPYRKIENRKVTDNVVYLSATEEEKYYIAQANAPLEEDGFFSEEFVVCRHSGEVMLVPRDNIDLMDVSPKQLVSVAAALIPFLENDDSNRALMGSNMQRQAVPLLQAEAPFVGTGMESVVARDSGAAIVAKRAGIVDQVDATRIVIRATEDVDPSTSGVDIYRLMKFQRSNQNTCINQRPLVNVGDEVTRGDIIADGPSTDLGDLALGRNVVVAFMPWNGYNYEDSILLSERMVSDDVFTSIHMEEFEVMARDTKLGPEEITRDIPNVSEEALGSLDESGVVYIGAEVKPGDILIGKITPKGESPMTPEEKLLRAIFGEKASDVRDTSMRMPPGAYGTVIEVRVFNRHGVEKGERSIAIEREQIERLAKDRDDEQAILDRNVYGRLMGMLSGQIAITGPRDFKKGSKLSNTLVLQYPRSQWWMFAVKDEKVQEKIEALQAQYNKSKSHLERRFMDKVEKLQWGDEMPPGVMKIVKVFVAVKRKIQPGDKVAGRHGNKGVVSCIVPCEDMPFLEDGTPVDIVLNPLGVPSRMNVGQILETHLGWACVGIGKQISQLIEAYRAYQNIDPLRKFLENVIGNGPNRDSIVDFDDASILCLSNQWKSGISIATPVFDGASEKDINAMLQMAGLNESGQSILYDGRTGEQFDRPVTVGYIYMLKLNHLVDDKIHARSIGPYSLVTQQPLGGKAQFGGQRVGEMEVWALEAYGAAYTLQEMLTVKSDDVAGRTKVYEAIVRGDDTFEAGIPESFNVLVKEMHALGLSVDLENSNIDNNTKKDEVSDLTKF; this is translated from the coding sequence ATGGCTCAGAGCTTTTCTTTCAGTGGTCGTAAGCGCATACGTAAGTTTTTTGGGAAAATTCCTGAAGTTGTCGATATGCCAAATCTTATTGAGGTGCAGAAGGCATCTTATAATCAGTTTCTTATGATCGAAGAGCCTCCCGATGGGCGTCCCAATGAAGGCTTGCAGTCTGTATTTAAGTCTGTTTTTCCTATTGTGGATTTTTCAGGTGTTGCGATGCTCGAATTCGTTTCTTACGAGTTTGATCCTCCAAAATTTGATGTTGATGAATGTCGTCAACGTGATTTGACTTATTCAGCTCCTCTTAAAGTAATTTTGCGCCTTATAGTGTTTGATATAGATGAGGATACTGGAGCAAAGTCTATTAAGGACATAAAGGAACAAAGTGTTTATATGGGTGACATGCCGCTTATGACGGAAAATGGTACCTTTATAATTAACGGAACACAGCGTGTAATTGTATCCCAGATGCATCGTTCTCCTGGGGTTTTCTTTGATCATGACAAGGGTAAGTCAAGTCCTTCAGGAAAGCTGTTGTTTGCTTGTCGTATTATTCCTGCTCGTGGATCTTGGCTTGATATTGAGTTTGATTCTAAAGATATAATCTGTGTTCGAATAGATCGTCGTCGTAAGATTCATGTTACATCATTTTTGATGTGTTTAGGCATGGATGCTGAAGAGATTCTTTCAACTTTTTATTCTAAGCTTATATATTCTAGAGATGGTAATGATTGGCGTGTTCCTTTTGAGCCCAATTTATTGTTTGGTTCTAAGGCTTTTTCAGATTTGGTTGATGCAGATACAGGTGAAGTTGTAGCAGAAGCTGGAAAAAAATTAACTGCGAGGTTTTTGAATCAGATTAAAGATAAAGGTGTAAAATTTCTTAAAGCCACTGATAGTGACTTATATGGTTCTTATATTGCAGAGGATATTGTAAACTTTAAGACAGGAGAGATTTATCTTGAAGCAGGTGATGAAATCAATGAGAAAAATTTAGAAATTATAAAAGAAGCAGGTTTTACTGAAATTCCAGTTTTGTATGTTGATTATGTTAATGTTAGTCCTTACATCCGCAATACTTTAGCTGTAGATAAAAATGAAAGTCATCAAGAAGCATTATTTGATGTTTATCGTGTAATGAGGCCTGGCGATATTCCTACAATTGCTGCTGCTGAAGCTATGTTCAATTCTTTATTCTTTGATTCGGAGAGGTATGATCTTTCAGCCGTGGGTCGAGTAAAGATGAATATGCGTCTTAATCTTGATGTTCCTGATACTTTGAGAACTATACGAAAAGAAGATATAATTGCTATTATTAAGCTTTTAGTTGATTTGCGTGGAGGTAAAGGTGAAATTGATGATATTGATAATCTTGGTAATCGACGTGTGAGATCTGTCGGTGAATTGATGGAAAATCAATATCGTGTTGGTTTATTGCGTATGGAACGTGCAATAAAGGAACGTATATCTTCAATTGAAATTGACACAGTAATGCCTCAGGATATTATTAATGCTAAACCTGTTGCTTCTGTTGTTCGTGAGTTTTTTGGTTCTTCACAGTTGTCTCAATTTATGGATCAGGTAAATCCTTTGTCTCAGATAACGCATACTCGTCGTTTATCAGCTCTTGGTCAAGGAGGTTTAACAAGAGAGCGTGCTGGTTTTGAGGTTCGTGATGTGCATCCAACTCAATATGGTCGTATATGTCCTATTGAAACTCCAGAAGGTCCAAATATAGGGTTAATTAATTCTCTTGCTACTTTTGCTCGTGTTAATAAGTATGGTTTTATAGAATCTCCTTATCGTAAAATTGAAAATAGAAAAGTAACAGATAATGTTGTTTATTTATCAGCAACAGAAGAGGAAAAGTATTATATAGCACAGGCGAATGCTCCTCTTGAAGAAGATGGATTTTTTTCAGAAGAATTTGTTGTTTGTCGTCATTCTGGAGAAGTCATGCTTGTTCCGCGTGATAATATAGATCTTATGGATGTTTCTCCAAAGCAGTTGGTTTCAGTTGCTGCTGCTCTTATTCCTTTTCTAGAAAATGATGATTCTAATCGTGCGCTTATGGGATCTAATATGCAGCGTCAGGCTGTTCCATTGCTGCAAGCTGAGGCTCCTTTTGTCGGTACTGGTATGGAGTCTGTTGTTGCCAGGGATTCTGGTGCTGCAATCGTTGCGAAGCGCGCTGGAATTGTTGATCAGGTTGATGCAACTCGTATTGTTATACGTGCTACAGAAGATGTTGATCCTTCAACTTCTGGTGTTGATATTTATCGTTTAATGAAGTTTCAACGTTCTAATCAAAATACCTGTATTAATCAACGTCCATTAGTAAATGTTGGTGATGAAGTTACTCGAGGTGACATTATAGCGGATGGTCCCTCTACGGATTTAGGAGATTTGGCTCTTGGCCGTAATGTAGTCGTAGCATTTATGCCGTGGAATGGCTATAATTATGAAGATTCTATCTTGTTATCAGAAAGAATGGTTTCAGACGATGTTTTTACTTCTATTCATATGGAAGAATTTGAAGTAATGGCTCGTGATACTAAGCTTGGTCCAGAAGAGATAACACGTGATATACCGAATGTTTCAGAGGAAGCATTAGGAAGTCTCGATGAATCTGGTGTTGTTTATATAGGCGCTGAGGTTAAGCCTGGTGATATTTTGATTGGAAAGATTACTCCTAAGGGTGAGAGTCCGATGACACCTGAAGAGAAGCTCTTGCGAGCTATTTTTGGTGAGAAAGCTTCTGACGTTCGTGATACTTCTATGCGTATGCCACCTGGCGCTTATGGTACTGTTATTGAGGTGCGTGTATTTAATCGTCATGGAGTTGAAAAAGGTGAACGTTCTATAGCTATTGAGCGGGAACAAATTGAACGTCTTGCTAAAGATCGTGATGATGAGCAAGCAATCTTGGATCGTAATGTTTATGGACGTTTAATGGGAATGCTTTCAGGGCAGATTGCAATTACTGGTCCAAGAGATTTTAAAAAAGGATCTAAACTTTCCAATACGTTAGTGTTACAATATCCTCGCTCGCAATGGTGGATGTTTGCTGTTAAGGACGAGAAAGTTCAAGAAAAAATTGAAGCTTTGCAAGCTCAGTATAACAAGTCTAAATCTCATCTTGAACGTCGATTTATGGATAAGGTTGAGAAGCTTCAGTGGGGTGATGAAATGCCTCCAGGTGTCATGAAGATTGTAAAAGTTTTTGTGGCTGTGAAGCGTAAAATTCAACCTGGTGACAAAGTGGCTGGGCGTCATGGCAACAAAGGTGTTGTTTCTTGTATAGTTCCTTGTGAAGACATGCCATTTCTTGAGGATGGTACCCCTGTAGATATTGTTTTGAATCCTTTGGGTGTTCCATCTCGTATGAATGTTGGTCAAATTCTTGAGACTCATCTTGGTTGGGCTTGTGTTGGTATTGGTAAACAGATTAGTCAACTCATAGAAGCTTATAGAGCCTATCAAAATATAGATCCTCTTCGTAAATTTCTTGAAAATGTTATTGGTAATGGTCCTAATAGGGATTCAATTGTTGATTTTGATGATGCTTCAATATTGTGCTTATCAAATCAATGGAAGTCAGGTATTTCTATTGCAACACCTGTTTTTGATGGAGCAAGCGAGAAGGATATAAATGCTATGCTTCAGATGGCAGGTCTGAATGAAAGCGGTCAATCTATACTTTATGATGGTCGGACGGGAGAGCAATTTGATCGTCCAGTGACAGTTGGTTATATTTATATGTTGAAGCTGAATCATTTGGTTGATGATAAAATTCATGCTCGTTCTATAGGTCCTTATTCTCTTGTGACACAGCAACCGTTGGGAGGTAAGGCTCAATTTGGTGGACAAAGGGTTGGAGAAATGGAAGTATGGGCTCTTGAAGCTTATGGTGCAGCTTATACTCTTCAAGAGATGTTGACAGTTAAATCTGATGATGTTGCTGGTCGTACAAAGGTTTATGAGGCTATTGTAAGAGGAGATGATACTTTTGAAGCTGGTATTCCAGAGAGTTTTAATGTTCTCGTTAAGGAAATGCATGCCCTGGGTCTTAGTGTTGATCTAGAAAATTCGAATATAGATAATAATACAAAAAAAGATGAAGTTTCTGATTTAACAAAATTTTAG
- the rplL gene encoding 50S ribosomal protein L7/L12, translated as MPDIESIVEQLSSLTLLQASELSKRLEEHWGVSAAAPVSVASVGGVSSVAEVEKTEFDVILVGFDQQSKINVIKEVRSITGLGLKEAKDLVEGFPKPIKEAVSKGEAKDIEEKLKSAGAKVEVR; from the coding sequence ATGCCTGATATAGAATCAATTGTTGAGCAGCTATCTTCTCTTACCCTGCTTCAGGCTTCAGAGCTTTCAAAGAGGCTCGAAGAGCATTGGGGAGTCTCAGCAGCAGCTCCAGTTTCTGTTGCGTCAGTCGGTGGTGTTTCTTCTGTAGCTGAAGTTGAGAAAACAGAGTTTGATGTTATTCTCGTGGGTTTTGATCAGCAGAGCAAGATAAATGTTATTAAAGAAGTTCGTTCTATTACGGGTCTTGGTCTTAAGGAAGCAAAGGATCTTGTTGAAGGTTTTCCAAAGCCTATTAAAGAAGCCGTTTCTAAGGGTGAAGCTAAAGATATTGAAGAAAAGCTTAAATCTGCTGGTGCAAAAGTAGAAGTGCGATAA
- the rplJ gene encoding 50S ribosomal protein L10 — protein sequence MKRQEKQKEVMELSKIFNAYGSVVVAHYKGINVAQIKDLRAKMRMAGGCVKVSKNRLVKIAISDTSAKGISGLFKGQSLIIYSSDPVAAPKVAVRFAKDNEKFVVLGGSIGENVLDATSIEEMAMLPSLDELRAKILSAIQMNATKLVRIIKAPSSQVVRVISAYANKSE from the coding sequence TTGAAAAGACAAGAGAAACAAAAAGAAGTTATGGAGCTTAGTAAGATTTTTAATGCTTATGGTTCAGTTGTTGTTGCTCATTATAAAGGTATTAATGTTGCACAAATTAAAGATCTTAGGGCTAAGATGCGAATGGCTGGTGGTTGTGTTAAGGTCTCAAAGAATCGTTTAGTTAAAATTGCTATTAGTGATACTTCTGCTAAAGGGATTTCGGGTCTTTTTAAGGGGCAGTCATTGATAATATATAGTAGTGATCCAGTCGCTGCTCCTAAAGTTGCTGTTAGATTCGCAAAGGATAATGAAAAGTTTGTTGTTCTTGGCGGTTCTATAGGTGAAAATGTTCTTGATGCGACCTCTATTGAAGAAATGGCTATGTTGCCAAGTCTTGATGAGCTTCGTGCTAAGATATTGAGTGCTATTCAGATGAATGCAACCAAACTTGTAAGAATTATTAAAGCGCCGTCAAGTCAAGTTGTGCGTGTAATTTCTGCTTATGCTAATAAATCTGAATAG
- the rplA gene encoding 50S ribosomal protein L1, translating into MSRVSKRIQKISQGVDRLKLYALSEAVSMVKERAVAKFDETIEIAVNLGVDPRHANQIVRGVAHMPNGTGVNVRVAVFARDMKADEARVAGADIVGAEDLFEDINRGKIDFDRCIASPDMMPLVGRLGKILGPRGIMPNPRVGTVTVDVASAVKAAKSGAVEFRVEKAGIVHAGIAKASFGAKQIEENILAFFDAVLKAKPVAAKGNYVKGISLSSTMGVGVRVELSSVNV; encoded by the coding sequence ATGTCTAGAGTATCAAAGCGGATTCAAAAAATAAGTCAGGGTGTTGATAGATTAAAGCTTTATGCTTTAAGTGAAGCCGTATCTATGGTTAAGGAGCGTGCTGTAGCTAAGTTTGACGAAACTATTGAAATAGCTGTAAATCTCGGAGTTGATCCTCGTCATGCTAATCAAATTGTTCGAGGTGTTGCTCATATGCCAAATGGTACGGGTGTTAATGTTCGGGTGGCTGTGTTTGCTCGTGATATGAAGGCTGATGAAGCAAGGGTTGCTGGGGCTGATATTGTTGGTGCAGAGGATCTTTTTGAGGATATTAATAGAGGTAAAATAGATTTTGATCGTTGTATTGCTTCTCCAGATATGATGCCTCTGGTTGGTCGTTTAGGTAAAATATTGGGTCCTCGAGGTATAATGCCTAATCCAAGAGTAGGGACAGTTACTGTTGATGTTGCTTCTGCTGTAAAGGCAGCGAAGAGTGGTGCTGTTGAGTTTCGTGTTGAGAAGGCTGGGATTGTGCATGCTGGAATTGCAAAAGCGTCTTTTGGGGCTAAGCAGATAGAAGAGAATATTTTGGCTTTTTTCGATGCTGTGCTGAAGGCGAAGCCTGTTGCAGCAAAAGGTAATTATGTAAAGGGTATTTCTTTATCTTCAACTATGGGAGTTGGTGTAAGGGTTGAGCTTTCAAGTGTTAATGTTTAA
- the rplK gene encoding 50S ribosomal protein L11 encodes MAKKVAGQIKLQVDSGSAKPSPPIGPALGQRGINIMEFCKAFNAATQGMEKGIPIPTIITYYQDKSFTFTMKQPPVSYFIKLEANIKSGSKTPGKSIVGSISRDKIKKIAELKMKDMDSVNIEGAMRMIEGSALSMGLEVTG; translated from the coding sequence ATGGCTAAGAAGGTTGCCGGTCAGATTAAGCTTCAGGTTGATTCGGGTTCAGCGAAGCCTTCGCCACCAATTGGTCCTGCGCTTGGTCAGCGTGGTATTAATATTATGGAATTTTGCAAGGCATTTAATGCTGCAACACAGGGTATGGAAAAGGGTATTCCTATTCCTACAATTATTACTTATTATCAGGATAAGTCTTTTACTTTTACAATGAAGCAACCGCCAGTGAGTTATTTTATTAAGTTAGAGGCTAATATTAAATCAGGTTCTAAAACTCCAGGGAAATCAATAGTTGGTTCTATTTCTAGAGATAAAATTAAAAAAATTGCTGAGCTTAAAATGAAAGATATGGATTCAGTTAATATTGAGGGGGCAATGAGAATGATAGAAGGCTCTGCTCTGTCGATGGGGTTGGAGGTCACAGGTTAA
- the nusG gene encoding transcription termination/antitermination protein NusG produces MASRWYVVHAYSNFEKKVAQSIEEKSKTRGLSNFFEKIIVPTEKVVEVRKGRRFDVERKFFPGYLLIKVELTDEVYHLIKNTPKVTGFLGSGSKPVPISDQEADRIIGQVEDAVQRPKSSVVFETGERVCVCDGPFASFNGVVKDVDEERSRLKVEVSIFGRATPVELEYNQVEKIV; encoded by the coding sequence ATGGCGTCTCGTTGGTATGTTGTTCATGCGTATTCTAATTTTGAGAAAAAAGTTGCTCAGTCTATAGAAGAAAAATCAAAAACTAGAGGATTAAGTAATTTTTTTGAAAAGATTATAGTTCCTACTGAAAAAGTTGTCGAAGTTCGTAAAGGGCGGAGGTTTGATGTTGAGCGCAAGTTTTTCCCTGGTTACCTTTTGATTAAAGTAGAGTTAACGGATGAGGTTTATCATCTTATAAAGAATACGCCGAAGGTAACAGGGTTTCTTGGTTCTGGTAGTAAGCCTGTGCCAATATCTGATCAAGAGGCAGATCGTATTATTGGTCAGGTTGAAGATGCTGTTCAGCGGCCAAAGTCTTCTGTTGTTTTTGAGACTGGTGAGCGCGTCTGTGTTTGTGATGGTCCTTTTGCTTCTTTTAATGGTGTTGTTAAGGATGTTGATGAAGAAAGATCTCGCCTTAAGGTGGAGGTTTCAATTTTTGGTCGTGCAACTCCGGTTGAGCTAGAGTATAATCAAGTTGAAAAGATAGTTTAA
- the secE gene encoding preprotein translocase subunit SecE, translating to MYMIYKTNLLVFLKQVKSEVKKVVWPSRNEVLMSVIVVFVMIFLASSFFLVADQLIGWLMRLVLNIGN from the coding sequence ATGTATATGATATACAAAACGAATCTGTTAGTTTTTTTAAAGCAGGTTAAGTCTGAAGTAAAAAAGGTTGTATGGCCCTCACGTAATGAGGTCCTTATGTCTGTTATTGTGGTTTTTGTTATGATCTTTCTTGCTTCCTCGTTTTTTCTTGTGGCTGATCAGCTTATAGGATGGCTTATGCGTCTTGTTCTGAATATTGGTAATTGA
- a CDS encoding glycosyltransferase family 2 protein — translation MLDVTVVITSCRRFGLLNRTLESFFSTNDYLVSEIIIVEDSDDKNVLEILEMFPNQGIRVLLNGSNFGQLRSIDIAYSQVKIPYILHMEDDWLFCGSGLIHSAVNILKMNPEILLVQMRTESDMPSCIRCLPDTVSPVPYKKIPATAHHVWYSFTFNPSLKRISDYLQLSGGYSAFFDEVSISLYYKDMGKVMAWIKNADVRHIGYGCSNYQYKYNSMYEAFRESLKRFFSMKTLYKWQESLRRRINHFRRVYKI, via the coding sequence ATGTTGGATGTAACAGTAGTTATAACGTCGTGTCGTCGTTTTGGTCTTTTGAATAGAACACTTGAGAGTTTTTTTTCGACAAACGATTATCTTGTGTCAGAGATTATAATTGTCGAGGATTCTGATGATAAGAATGTTCTTGAGATCTTAGAAATGTTTCCCAATCAAGGAATTAGGGTTTTATTGAATGGTTCTAATTTTGGTCAACTCCGTTCTATTGATATCGCTTATTCACAAGTGAAGATCCCGTATATTCTGCATATGGAGGACGATTGGCTTTTTTGTGGTTCTGGATTAATTCATTCTGCGGTTAATATCCTGAAGATGAATCCAGAAATATTATTGGTTCAAATGCGAACAGAGAGCGATATGCCTTCTTGTATACGTTGTTTGCCAGATACTGTTTCTCCTGTGCCGTATAAAAAAATTCCTGCTACAGCTCATCATGTTTGGTATAGTTTTACGTTTAATCCTTCTTTAAAAAGGATTTCTGATTATTTACAGCTTTCAGGGGGGTATTCTGCTTTTTTTGATGAGGTATCTATAAGTCTTTATTATAAGGATATGGGAAAAGTTATGGCCTGGATTAAAAATGCAGATGTAAGACATATTGGTTATGGTTGTAGTAATTATCAGTATAAGTATAATTCAATGTATGAGGCTTTTAGGGAATCTTTAAAGCGTTTTTTTTCTATGAAAACACTTTATAAGTGGCAGGAATCCTTAAGGAGAAGGATTAATCATTTTAGAAGAGTTTATAAAATATAG
- the tuf gene encoding elongation factor Tu, with the protein MAKEEFIRDQDNVGLCSIGHVDHGKTTLTAAITKYYGEYKSYDQIDSAPEEKARGITISTTHVEYRTSKRHYFHVDCPGHADYVKNMITGAAQVDGAILVCSAADGPMPQTKEHILLARQVGVPAMVVYLNKVDQVDDPELIDLVELEIRELLSYYKFPGDDIPIIRGSALAALEDRDKSIGEDSIRSLLAAVDDYIPTPKRLIDKPFMMPVEDVFSISGRGTVATGRINRGVVKVGDELEIVGIRGTVKTICTGVEMFRKILSEGQAGDNVGLLLRGVDRSLIERGQVLCKSNTVNPYKKFRAEVYILTKEEGGRHTSFFSNYRPQFYLGTADITGVVTLPDGVEMVMPGDNLALDVELIVPIAMELQQRFAIREGGKTVGAGVISEILE; encoded by the coding sequence ATGGCAAAGGAAGAGTTTATACGAGATCAGGATAATGTTGGTCTTTGTTCGATAGGTCATGTTGATCATGGGAAGACGACATTAACGGCGGCGATTACGAAGTATTATGGCGAATACAAGTCTTATGATCAGATTGATAGCGCACCTGAAGAGAAGGCTCGAGGTATAACGATTTCGACGACACATGTTGAGTATCGTACGAGTAAGCGTCACTATTTTCATGTTGATTGCCCTGGTCATGCGGATTATGTTAAGAATATGATTACTGGTGCTGCTCAAGTTGACGGTGCGATACTTGTTTGTTCTGCTGCGGATGGTCCTATGCCTCAGACGAAGGAGCATATACTTCTTGCTCGTCAGGTAGGTGTTCCTGCGATGGTTGTTTATTTAAACAAGGTTGATCAGGTTGATGATCCTGAGTTGATTGATCTTGTTGAGCTTGAGATACGGGAATTGTTGTCTTATTACAAATTTCCTGGGGATGATATTCCTATTATTAGGGGTTCTGCGCTTGCAGCTCTTGAGGATCGGGATAAGTCGATAGGAGAGGATTCGATTCGTTCGTTATTGGCTGCTGTTGATGATTATATTCCGACACCGAAGCGATTGATAGATAAGCCGTTTATGATGCCTGTTGAGGATGTTTTTTCGATTTCTGGACGTGGTACAGTTGCTACTGGTCGTATTAATCGTGGTGTTGTGAAGGTTGGCGATGAATTAGAGATTGTTGGTATAAGGGGTACGGTTAAGACGATATGTACAGGAGTTGAGATGTTCCGGAAGATTTTATCTGAGGGACAAGCTGGAGATAATGTTGGTCTTTTGTTGCGAGGAGTTGACCGTTCTTTGATTGAGCGTGGTCAGGTTTTATGTAAGTCGAATACTGTTAATCCGTATAAGAAGTTTAGAGCTGAGGTTTATATTTTGACGAAAGAGGAAGGTGGTCGTCATACATCATTTTTTTCGAATTATCGTCCGCAATTTTATTTGGGTACAGCGGATATTACTGGTGTAGTAACGCTTCCTGATGGTGTAGAGATGGTTATGCCGGGGGATAATTTAGCTCTTGATGTTGAGTTAATTGTTCCTATTGCTATGGAGCTTCAGCAGCGTTTTGCTATTCGTGAGGGTGGAAAGACTGTTGGTGCTGGTGTTATATCAGAAATACTTGAATAG
- the mnmA gene encoding tRNA 2-thiouridine(34) synthase MnmA gives MNSLDFDKKPEDTRVVVAMSGGVDSSVAAGLLKRKGYDVIGVTLQLYNDRKAFKKKGSCCAGQDINDARQVCHVIGIPHYVLDYEQRFHDEVITPFAESYLSGDTPIPCVSCNQTVKFVDLISVARQLGADALATGHYINSYSSIGAEGKRRRILCRSVDLERDQSYFLFATTQEQVDYLRFPLGEMRKEDIRCLAREMNLEVAEKLDSQDICFVQTGRYSDIVAKLRPDAITEGDIVHLDGRVLGRHQGIMNYTIGQRRGLGVATGEPLFVVYLDARVAQVIVGPKEALKIKRVYLREVNWLGDGDFMNITSNGYRCFVKLRSTQEELISASITSNDAEVYVDFNDSQEGISPGQACVFYSSPNQGAQILGGGFIVRSQFLEETAKALQMLLKRSCAA, from the coding sequence ATGAATAGCTTGGATTTTGATAAGAAGCCAGAAGATACCCGTGTTGTTGTTGCTATGTCAGGAGGTGTTGATTCTTCTGTAGCTGCTGGTTTGCTTAAACGTAAAGGATATGATGTTATCGGTGTTACATTGCAGTTATATAATGATAGAAAAGCCTTTAAAAAGAAAGGTTCCTGTTGTGCAGGTCAAGATATAAATGATGCTCGTCAGGTATGTCATGTTATTGGGATACCTCATTATGTTCTTGATTATGAGCAGCGCTTTCATGATGAGGTTATAACTCCTTTTGCTGAAAGCTACCTTTCTGGTGATACTCCTATTCCTTGTGTCTCTTGTAATCAAACTGTAAAATTTGTGGATCTTATTTCTGTGGCGCGTCAGTTGGGAGCAGATGCTTTGGCAACGGGTCATTATATAAATTCATATTCTTCTATTGGGGCAGAAGGAAAACGTAGGCGTATATTATGTCGTTCGGTGGATCTTGAGCGTGATCAAAGTTATTTTTTATTTGCGACGACACAAGAACAGGTTGATTATTTGCGATTTCCTCTTGGTGAAATGAGAAAAGAGGATATTCGTTGTTTGGCCAGAGAAATGAATCTGGAGGTAGCTGAAAAATTAGATAGTCAGGATATTTGTTTTGTACAGACAGGAAGGTATTCTGATATAGTAGCTAAGTTAAGGCCAGATGCGATTACGGAAGGTGATATTGTTCATTTGGATGGTAGAGTGTTGGGTCGTCATCAGGGAATTATGAATTATACGATAGGGCAGCGGCGTGGTCTTGGTGTGGCAACAGGGGAGCCTCTTTTTGTTGTTTATCTTGATGCTCGTGTTGCGCAAGTCATTGTTGGCCCAAAAGAAGCTTTAAAAATAAAGAGAGTTTATTTGCGAGAAGTAAATTGGTTAGGTGACGGTGATTTCATGAATATAACATCCAATGGATATAGATGTTTTGTAAAACTTCGTTCAACTCAAGAAGAACTTATCTCTGCTTCTATAACCAGTAATGACGCAGAAGTTTATGTCGATTTTAATGATAGTCAAGAAGGAATTTCTCCAGGTCAAGCTTGTGTTTTTTATTCATCTCCTAATCAGGGTGCTCAGATTTTGGGCGGTGGTTTTATCGTACGATCACAATTTTTAGAAGAAACAGCCAAGGCTTTGCAGATGTTGTTGAAGCGTTCTTGTGCTGCCTAA